From the genome of Gavia stellata isolate bGavSte3 chromosome 3, bGavSte3.hap2, whole genome shotgun sequence, one region includes:
- the C3H18orf63 gene encoding uncharacterized protein C18orf63 homolog, with product MNDTRHQSLFFVSLPALQKLCATTVILSSQIPETETRSTQIKICRQLLFLHQDILSAPVIGTLNQISVVMAIPFYKSGICQAYIEKQGATLEAPQRVSPAILQTCLSYTLTARLAPRWNKAGHLLVQGKDFLSHSGRQNAVVIDLNVSERQLCISVEACSIRLPPPELGDFDISANTLKLFDSNENMVIHQHSILSNWCYVLPSMKIGQIINISHIIPPESPFRSYGEFQMHWKNLYGYILPEDLEETKTYFNVYFKPIGERLFTYPLSCIRSQPMQYFPRTDSECVLNSFLSDMKCNLSHLCGFPVKMTSKALFATQELSRAPEIKSKHMKLAGEMVCIVSLTQAPPRKGTLPRISSRCSMENSHWMERLIKEPETLPFSSSRKGTGKVSIEAPEKSMNDRQIPEVPELPVVKSLGMPVNSAFELPPKKVSKIIPIFKAKLMQMNGKPTNQMDGKKRENADRHSPIKIMGVSSSMLSVCKSSTTQVYKPIQNTSVKNPTYSSVLQVMNGTTNAKHGIPVFRWKTKSGGQVTNSNFSDNSPSGGNASEVNHKKANSPSFLKNVGSVLQKSNINLSLNTYASPTSSARKGKKFASQNTTQVLEKQYQSKKVPLQICKLDSEMTNFCLSQQRTKRSNEGPGLNIHESVLNDTMCIAKNEENKAAWHSKDYIVETTSHYSKSNFEQMITGNEYLTCETLSSKPTSSIKESSIEASAKKDSAKRRQKEEGYSKLKKAKRSKPSI from the exons ATGAATGACACCAGGCACCAGTCTCTGTTCTTTGTCAGTCTGCCGGCACTGCAAAAACTCTGTGCCACTACTGTAATACTGAGTTCTCAGATACCAGAAACTGAGACAAGGAGTACACAGATAAAGATTTGCAG acaGTTATTATTCCTGCATCAAGACATCCTTTCTGCGCCTGTTATTGGAACACTAAATCAAATTTCAGTTGTAATGGCG ataccATTTTACAAATCAGGAATATGTCAAGCCTACATAGAAAAACAAGGAGCTACC CTGGAAGCACCACAAAGAGTTAGTCCAGCCATTCTCCAAACCTGTCTTTCCTACACACTTACAGCCAGACTTGCACCCAGATGGAACAAGGCTGGTCATCTTTTGGTGCAAG gaaaagattttttgtCTCATTCAGGAAGGCAAAATGCTGTTG ttATAGATCTCAATGTATCAGAGAGACAGCTTTGCATCAGTGTGGAGGCTTGCTCAATTCGGTTGCCACCCCCTGAG CTGGGAGATTTTGATATTTCAGCAAATACCTTAAAGCTGTTtgacagcaatgaaaatatgGTTATTCACCAACATTCCATATTAAGTAACTGGTGCTATGTTTTGCCAAG CATGAAAATAGGTCAGATCATAAACATCAGCCACATAATTCCTCCAGAATCCCCCTTCCGTTCATATGGAGAATTTCAGATGCATTGGAAGAATCTG tacGGATATATTCTTCCAGAGGATCTTGAAGAgacaaaaacatatttcaatGTTTACTTCAAGCCAATAGGGGAAAGGCTCTTTAC GTACCCTTTAAGTTGCATTCGAAGTCAGCCAATGCAGTATTTCCCTAGAACAGATTCAGAATGCGTGTTgaactcttttctttctgacatgAAGTGTAATCTTTCACATCTGTGTGGATTTCCAGTAAAGATGACAAGTAAAGCACTTTTTGCTACACAGGAACTCTCCAGGGCTCCG gaaataaaatctaAACATATGAAATTGGCTGGTGAGATGGTTTGTATAGTATCTCTAACGCAGGCTCCTCCAAGGAAAGGGACTTTGCCTAGAATTTCTTCACGATGCAGTATGGAAAACAGCCACTGGATGGAGCGTTTGATCAAAGAGCCAGAAACACTCCCTTTTTCGAGTAGCCGTAAGGGTACAGGAAAGGTTAGCATTGAAGCACCAGAGAAATCAATGAATGATAGGCAAATACCAGAAGTACCGGAGTTACCAGTTGTGAAATCTTTAGGAATGCCTGTAAATTCAGCCTTTGaactcccccccaaaaaagtcaGCAAAATTATAccaattttcaaagcaaagttGATGCAAATGAATGGAAAGCCCACAAATCAAATggatgggaagaaaagagaaaatgctgacAGACATTCACCAATAAAAATTATGGGTGTCTCATCTTCTATGCTGAGTGTGTGCAAGTCCAGCACAACTCAGGTTTACAAACCCATTCAAAATACGTCAGTCAAAAATCCTACTTATAGCAGCGTACTTCAGGTAATGAATGGGACAACAAACGCAAAACATGGTATACCTGTATTTCGATGGAAAACAAAGTCTGGTGGACAAGTGACTAATTCTAATTTTTCTGATAACTCACCTTCAGGTGGGAATGCAAGTGAAGTCAATCACAAAAAGGCaaattctccttcctttcttaaGAATGTTGGGTCAGTGCTTCAGAAATCGAACATCAATCTGAGTCTGAATACATACGCATCTCCTACTTCTAGtgcaagaaagggaaaaaagtttgcAAGTCAAAATACCACGCAAGTTCTTGAGAAACAATACCAGTCAAAGAAAGTACCTTTGCAGATTTGTAAATTAGACAGTGAAATGACAAATTTTTGTTTATCACAGCAACGAACAAAGAGATCAAATGAAGGACCAGGGTTAAATATTCATGAATCTGTCTTAAATGATACAATGTGCATCgccaaaaatgaagaaaataaagcagcatgGCATTCTAAGGACTATATTGTTGAGACAACCAGTCATTATTCCAAATCTAACTTTGAACAG ATGATTACAGGGAACGAGTATCTGACATGTGAAACACTGAGCTCAAAACCGACTTCCTCAATCAAGGAGAGCAGCATAGAAGCATCTGCAAAGAAGGATAGTGCCAAAAGGAGacag AAGGAAGAAGGTTATTCAAAGTTAAAGAAAGCCAAAAGAAGTAAGCCTTCTATTTAG